One Longimicrobium sp. genomic region harbors:
- the uvrC gene encoding excinuclease ABC subunit UvrC has translation EMVRRVDDVDTIVVRTEAEALILENNLIKENRPRFNINLKDDKTYPYIKVTDEAFPRVFVTRTLRRDGGRYFGPYTDVRRMRQSLELVKKLYTVRSCRYNLPSDVPARPCLDYHIGRCKAPCVALQTPDEYGSMVEEIVQVLSGHTRLVARRLQAEMQTCALEMNFERAAELRDAIGQLQALERKQQVVDVTGSDRDVVGFARDGSEACGVVLQIREGKLLGREAQFLTNLSDDTDEAALSAFATRLYADRVTRDAESVPGEIIFPMDFDDRGVLEELLREAAGKAVRLKWPQRGEKVQLVALADQNARHLFEERKLMGNAAGERAPDALYELQEVLELPMVPRTMVCFDISHTQGSETVASAVFFENGEPAKGEYRKLKIRGEWGNDDFASMHEAVTRWFRRRVEEGKPLPELAVIDGGKGQLGAARKALEEIDLPQQPIVGLAKKEEELFLPGRSESIRLPRRSPALRLVQRIRDEAHRFAVTYNRKLRTKRTVRSELSTIPGVGPSRQKQLLERFGSYRGVVAAAEGDIAAIPGFGPALARKVVEAVRPAPAAPSPGAA, from the coding sequence CGAGATGGTGCGCCGCGTGGACGACGTGGACACCATCGTGGTGCGCACCGAGGCCGAGGCGCTGATCCTCGAGAACAACCTGATCAAGGAGAACCGGCCGCGCTTCAACATCAACCTCAAGGACGACAAGACCTACCCGTACATCAAGGTGACGGACGAGGCGTTTCCGCGCGTCTTCGTCACCCGCACGCTGCGCCGGGACGGCGGGCGCTACTTTGGCCCGTACACCGACGTGCGGCGGATGCGGCAGTCGCTGGAGCTGGTGAAGAAGCTGTACACCGTGCGCTCCTGCCGCTACAACCTGCCCAGCGACGTGCCCGCGCGCCCCTGCCTGGACTACCACATCGGCCGCTGCAAGGCGCCGTGCGTGGCGCTGCAGACGCCCGACGAGTACGGGTCGATGGTCGAGGAGATCGTGCAGGTGCTCAGCGGGCACACGCGCCTGGTCGCCCGCCGGCTGCAGGCAGAGATGCAGACGTGCGCGCTGGAGATGAACTTCGAGCGGGCGGCCGAGCTGCGCGACGCCATCGGCCAGCTGCAGGCGCTGGAGCGCAAGCAGCAGGTGGTGGACGTCACCGGCAGCGACCGCGACGTGGTGGGCTTCGCGCGCGACGGATCGGAGGCGTGCGGCGTGGTCCTGCAGATCCGCGAGGGCAAGCTGCTGGGCCGCGAGGCGCAGTTCCTCACCAACCTGAGCGACGACACCGACGAGGCGGCGCTCTCGGCCTTCGCCACGCGCCTGTACGCCGACCGGGTGACGCGCGACGCCGAAAGCGTGCCCGGCGAGATCATCTTCCCCATGGATTTCGACGACCGCGGCGTGCTGGAGGAGCTTCTGCGCGAGGCGGCGGGGAAGGCGGTGCGGCTGAAGTGGCCCCAGCGGGGCGAGAAGGTGCAGCTGGTGGCGCTTGCGGACCAGAACGCGCGGCACCTGTTCGAGGAGCGCAAGCTGATGGGCAACGCCGCGGGCGAGCGCGCACCCGACGCCCTCTACGAACTGCAGGAGGTGCTGGAGCTGCCGATGGTGCCCCGGACCATGGTGTGCTTCGACATTTCGCACACGCAGGGGTCGGAAACGGTGGCATCGGCGGTGTTCTTCGAGAACGGCGAGCCCGCCAAGGGCGAGTACCGCAAGCTCAAGATCCGCGGCGAGTGGGGGAACGACGACTTCGCGTCCATGCACGAGGCGGTCACCCGCTGGTTCCGGCGCCGCGTGGAAGAGGGCAAGCCGCTGCCTGAGCTGGCGGTGATCGACGGCGGCAAGGGGCAGCTGGGCGCCGCGCGCAAGGCGCTGGAGGAGATCGACCTGCCGCAGCAGCCCATCGTGGGGCTGGCCAAGAAGGAGGAGGAGCTGTTCCTTCCCGGGCGGTCGGAGAGCATCCGCCTGCCGCGGCGCAGCCCGGCGCTGCGGCTGGTGCAGCGGATCCGCGACGAGGCGCACCGCTTCGCCGTGACCTACAACCGCAAGCTGCGCACGAAGCGCACGGTGCGCTCGGAGCTTTCCACGATCCCGGGCGTGGGCCCCTCGCGTCAGAAGCAGCTGCTGGAGCGGTTCGGCTCGTACCGAGGCGTGGTCGCGGCGGCGGAGGGGGACATCGCCGCGATCCCGGGGTTCGGGCCGGCGCTGGCACGAAAGGTGGTGGAGGCGGTGCGGCCCGCCCCCGCCGCGCCGTCACCCGGCGCCGCGTAG